The following coding sequences are from one Megamonas funiformis window:
- a CDS encoding Fur family transcriptional regulator, giving the protein MLDNKKVTELLRKKGFKVTPQRLAIYNALCNTKAHPNAEMIFNKLQPYYPTMSLATIYKTVDILHEIGLINILNVGEDSFRYDANTSSHAHICCTECGRVDDIMIDFAKCVEEVASQSSYDVHRHQFYFYGTCAECKAKLNSKAKVS; this is encoded by the coding sequence ATGTTAGATAATAAAAAAGTGACTGAGCTCTTAAGAAAAAAAGGTTTCAAAGTAACGCCACAACGTTTGGCAATCTATAACGCATTATGCAACACTAAAGCACATCCTAATGCTGAAATGATATTTAATAAATTGCAACCTTATTACCCTACAATGAGTTTGGCTACTATTTACAAAACTGTTGATATTTTACACGAAATCGGATTAATCAATATCTTAAATGTCGGTGAAGATTCTTTCCGTTATGACGCAAACACTAGCTCTCATGCTCATATCTGCTGTACTGAATGTGGCAGAGTTGATGATATCATGATCGATTTTGCTAAATGTGTAGAAGAAGTTGCTAGTCAATCTTCTTATGATGTTCATCGTCATCAATTTTACTTCTATGGCACTTGCGCAGAATGTAAAGCTAAATTAAATAGCAAAGCTAAAGTTAGTTAA
- a CDS encoding MBL fold metallo-hydrolase, producing MNISVLASGSRGNCTLIHDDNNAVLIDMGISTRKLKQALAQLHLNIEDLDAIFITHEHIDHIRGLKTLTKNYNVPIYSKTATLKQIAITQKFTDINLKNCQALTTNNIDIGNLAIKIFNISHDAIDPVGYTISKYKDNAKTKKFTEKITLATDLGFVSETVQSALEDSDILVLEANHDLKLLQNGQYPWSLKKRILSTKGHLSNVDAGFAINRLQAKPQQIILAHLSEQNNSPDIALNTIKQIFQENNLMDISLHVASPDRVLNIKN from the coding sequence ATGAACATATCTGTCTTAGCTAGTGGTAGCCGTGGCAATTGTACTTTAATTCATGATGATAATAATGCTGTCTTGATTGATATGGGTATCAGCACCCGTAAATTAAAACAAGCTTTAGCACAACTACATTTAAATATTGAAGATTTAGATGCTATTTTTATAACGCATGAGCATATCGACCATATCCGTGGTTTAAAGACATTGACTAAAAATTATAATGTGCCCATTTATAGCAAAACTGCTACATTAAAACAAATAGCTATTACTCAAAAATTTACAGATATAAATTTAAAAAATTGCCAAGCACTTACAACTAATAATATTGATATCGGTAATCTAGCTATAAAAATATTCAATATTTCTCATGATGCAATCGACCCTGTAGGTTACACTATATCTAAGTATAAGGATAATGCTAAAACAAAGAAATTCACTGAAAAAATAACTCTAGCTACTGATTTAGGTTTTGTCAGTGAAACAGTGCAATCTGCTTTAGAGGACTCTGATATTTTAGTATTGGAAGCCAATCATGATTTAAAATTATTGCAAAATGGTCAATATCCATGGTCATTGAAAAAACGTATTTTAAGCACTAAAGGTCATTTATCTAATGTTGATGCAGGTTTTGCTATCAACAGACTTCAAGCTAAACCTCAACAGATAATTTTGGCTCATCTCAGCGAACAAAATAATTCTCCTGATATCGCTTTAAATACAATCAAGCAAATTTTTCAAGAAAATAATTTAATGGATATTTCTTTACATGTGGCATCACCTGATAGAGTGTTAAATATTAAAAATTAA